Genomic segment of Kibdelosporangium phytohabitans:
CCTGGTCGCCAGCGCGGCCGCTCGACCTAGGCGGCCCGTACTCCAACTACCTCTCCTGTCAGCTCGGCTATGCCCTGTCCCCGACTACCTAGTGGACGCACCGGGAGGGCATCCGGTTGACCGGTAGGGTGGCATACCATCGCGGCCGAGGTGTCGACCACGTCACGGTACGGCGTGCCGCAGCCGATCTGACCGGTCACTCGACCCCTCTGACCAGCGGTGACTCCGTCGGTACCGATGTGGCGCGTTGCGTGCGCCACATCCATACGAGATTACCCAGCGTTCGCGATGCTCGCTCTGTCACGCATTCTGATCACCGTGACATGTCCGGCGACCGCCAACGCCAACACCACGGTCGCGCCGTGCACGACAGCGCCGGACACGCTCCACGTGGACATGATCGGCGGGATGCAGGCGGCCGCTGTGAGCAGCCATGGCCATGTTCTGCCAGTTTTGCCGCTGTGCACGACGTGCAGCAGGTAACCGCCGAGCATCAGGTGGATCAGGTTGGCCATCGGGTCCAACGCCATACCGAACACTGCTGGCGCGCCGACCTGCCAGTTCACGCCGGTCACGGCGAATCCGAGTACGCCGAGCGTCGCGTAGCCGACGCCGAGGGCGCACGCCAGCGTCTGCACACCGTTGATCGGGCCCGGCAGATCGGCCATCGGACGCGGTCGCCGCTCGTACCAGAGGAAGGCCACCAACGTCGCCGCGGTGATCATCGAGATCGCCAGCCACGTCCGCGGCCGGGTGAACCAGTCGAATCCGACCGAGCTGGTCAGACCGGCGAACACCAGCACGATCCCGACGTACACCAGATACACCGTCATCGGCCTGGACCGCAGGAAACCGACAACCCGCACCGGCACCCAGTCGAACGACCGGACCGTGCACGCCAGACTGACCTGCGCGATACCCAGCAGCGGCAAGTATCCGAGGACCACGAACGCGACCAGCGCCGTACCGGCCACGCCGAACAGCACAGGCCGCGGGATCCGGCGCAGCGAGCCGTCCTCCCAGTGGAATGCCAGCTGGCCGAATCCGAGAGCCAGCAGCAGCCCACTGGCCAGGAGGTACGCGTCGGTCGACCCGGCGACGTGCACGATTGTCGAACCAGTCAGCAGGACCAGGGGGACCGCGGCACCGAACCGTTCACGCAACCACTGCATCGCGGGGCACGCGGCCACCGTGACCAGGAACAGGCCGAGCACCCACAGCGGTTCAAGGACCAGCGACCCGACCGACGTGATCGTGTCCTCTGGAACGTCGAGCAGTTCGAGGGTCAGCGGGATGAGCAACCAGGCCAGCACGAACGCGAACACCGGTCTGAGCAGGGCGTGGATCCGGATCGCGAGATACGACCCGTAGTCGTGACCAGAGGAGCGCCACGCCATGAGGTTGGCGTGGCCACCGGCGAAGAACAACAACGGCGCGAGCCGCAGCAACCAGAAGCCGCCGGCGTGCGTGAACGCGAGGACGGTCTCGCCCACCACGATCCCGACCATGCTCACCACCCGCAGCATCGACATGTAGTCAACGGGTGGCGCATCTGATGAGCCGGGGGATGACCTGCGCAAACGACTCCACGGCGGCCGTCCGGCCAGCAGCATGACCACCACGACCAAACCGACCGCCCACGACGAGATCGGCTCCGCGCGTGGCGGGCCCCACCGCTGGTGCCACGAGTTGACCACCAGCCCGGCCGTGTACACGTCGGCGACGATCTGGCACGTGCCCGCGGAGTCCTTCGGGTTGAGCTCGCACTGTTTGTGCATGTCCCTGGACAGTTGGTCGTCCAGTCTGCGGCGCAGGTCCGCCGGCAACGGGTGGCCCTTTTTCTCGGCGTAACGCAGCAGGTCGTAGCCCAGATCGTGCGCCTTGCAGCCGACGCTGTAATCCCACCGGGTGTTCTCGTCGCCCATCGGTGTCGAGCAACCGCCGTCCACGTGGACCGCGCGCATCGTCCCGTCAGGCGCACGCAGCCGACCAGGCACCACCTTCTCCACCGCCGTGAAATCGGCGGGTAGCAGCGCGATCGGATCGATGCCGGACGCGGAGTCCAATAGCGCCTCGATAGTGCGCGCGGCCGCCCCGATGTCAGCCGCCAGCGGACCGTCCGACGGCAGACTGCCAGGTGGCGGCGCCGGACGGGACGCGACTATTCCAAAAGTCAATGCCGCGACCGTGACCGCCAGCACCCCCAGCAACCTGCGCACACGCCGAAAGTACCGTTCACCCCGCGACATCGCGGTAAGGGTGGCCCTCAGATCCGGTATGGCTGGCCGGGTTGTTCGGGCAGGATCAACGCCATGGCGTCCGGCCCGAACGAATTGGGTGAGCTGCTTCGCGCTCACCGAGTCCGCGCTGGGTTGACCCAGCAGGAGTTGGCCGATCGCGCCGAGGTGAGCGTCCGTGCGGTCCGGTACATCGAGCAGGGCCGGGTCGCCAAGCCACGGCCTGCCTCGATGCGCAGGCTCGCCGAGGTCGTCGGACTGGTCCTGGACGGCCGCGACGAATTGCGGATCGGCGCGCTCGGGCCGTTGAGCGTGCGCACGGGCGCGGGACCGGTCGACATCGGACCGTCGATGCCCCGATCACTGCTGGCGTTGCTGGCGCTGCAGCCGAACCGGGTCGTCACCCGCGAGGAGATCGTGGACGTGCTGTGGGGCGAACACCCGCCGAAGTCCTCGCTGAACCTCGTCTATACATATGTCGCACGACTTAGACGTTCGTTGGACCCGGCCCAGCCGATCACCGCCGCACACGGCGGCTACCTGCTGAAAGTCGACGAAGCCGGTCTGGACGTCCTGCGGTTCGACGGGCTGGCCACCCGTGCCCGCGTGCTTGCCGGCGACGACCCGCACACCGCGGAGGCGACGTTCGTCGAAGCGCTGCAGTGCTGGCGCGGTGGCGTGTTGTCGGACATGCCCGACCGGTTGCGCCAGCACCCAGCCGCGATGGCCCTCGCACAGCGCCGCCTCGCGACAGCCCTGAGCTACGCCGACCTGGCCATGAAGCTCGGCCAGCATGAAAACGCCGCGGTCCAGCTGCAACGGCTGACCGGCGAAGACCCGTTGCACGGCGGTCTGCACGAAGGACTCAACGCGCGGCTGATGCTCGCGCTGGCCGGGTCAGGGCAGCAGGCCGCCGCGCTGCGCCTGTTCGGTGAGGTCCGCGACCGCCTGGCCGACGAACTCGGCGTCCGGCCCGGCATGGAGATGCGCGAGGCCCACCTGCGGATCCTGCAGCGGGAATCACCGGCCACGACTCTGGTGGCGCCCTCACCGGGCCGCAGCATCCCGGCCCAGCTGCCGGCGGACGTCACCGGGTTCGCCGGTCGTGAGGCCCAGCTCGAGGCGCTGGATGCCCTGGTCCCCGAGGGCAGCCAGGCCAGTGCGGTGGTCATTGTGACCATCGAGGGCATCGCGGGTGTCGGCAAGACAGCGTTGGCCGTGCACTGGGCACACCGGGTGCGCAGCCGGTATCCCGACGGCCAGTTGTACGTCGACCTGCGCGGTTACGCCTCTGGCGCACCAGTTCGGCCACTCGACGCGCTGTCGCGATTCCTGCACGCGCTCGGGGTTCCCGCCGAACAGGTCCCGATCGACGTCGAAGAGGGAATGGGCCTGTACCGGACGCTGCTGGCCAACCGCCGTGTCCTGATCGTGCTGGACAACGCCAGCGGCGTCGACCAGGTCCGGCCGTTGCTGCCGGGCAGCGCGGGCTGCCTGGTCCTGGTGACCAGCCGGGGCAGGCTCGGCGGGTTGTCGGCACGTGAAGGCGCCTACAGGCTGGCACTGGACGGCCTGCATCCCGACGAAGCCAAAGCGCTGCTGGCGCGCAGCGTCGGCCAGGACCGGATGCGTGACGAGGCGGCGTCGGTCGCCGAACTGCTCGAAGCCTGCGCCTATCTGCCGTTGGCGTTGCGCATCGCAGCGGCCAACATCAACTCCGGACCACACACCGAGATCGCGGCGTACACCGCGGACCTCCGCAGGCACGGCAGGCTCGCCGGGCTGAGCGTCGAAGGCGACGAGCAGGGCGCGGTCCAGGCGGCGTTCGACCTGTCCTACGCCCAGCTCGAACCGGACTCGCAGAACCTCTTCCGCCTCCTGGGCCTGATCCCCGGCACGGACTTCTCGCCGGACGAGGCGATCGCGATGACCGGCGGCACCCCGGCCAAGGTGCGCCGCGGTCTCGGCCACCTCGTCTCGGCCAACCTCGTGCACCCGGAACCCGGCGACCGTTACAGCCTGCACGACCTGCTGGCCGAATACGCGAGCCTGCGCGCACGTGAAGACGACGCCACGGTCGCTCTGGACCGGCTGCTCGACTTCTACCTGCACACCGCCCACGCGGCGACGAGCCTGCTCTTCCCGGACACCTCCCGGCTGCCGGTGCCCAAGATGGCCGACGGCGCGCACGTGGTCGTGCTCGCCGACGAGACCGAGGCGATCAGCTGGCTGGACGCCGAACGCCCGAACCTGATCGCCGCGGCGAACTGGGCGGCGGCCAACGGGCCGCGCAGATACGCCTGGCAGATCACCGACGTGCTGCGCGGGTACTTCATCAGCCGGGGACACGGAGTCGACGGCTTGGAGATCTGCCATGTGGCGCTCGACGCGGCCAGACAGGAAGGCGACCGGCTCGCTGAGGCGTCGATGCTCGACATCCTCGGCCTCGTCTACTACAACCTCAGCGACTACCAGCGCGCGATCACCCACCACAACGAAGCGCTCGCCCTCAACCGGCAGATCAGCAACCGGGCCGGTGAGGCGGCGTCCCTGCACAACCTCGGGCGCGTGCACTCCCAGCTGGGCAGGCCCGCCCAGGCGGCCAGCTACTACTCACAAGCGCTGACCATCCACCGTGAGACCGGAAATCGCGTTGGCGAGGCGACCGGTTTGAACTACGTCGGCGTCGCGCAGCTGTCCCTCGGCCGGCCGGATCAGGCGTTGAGCTGGCACAAGCAGTCGATCACGCTCGCCCGCGACCTGGGCAACCGGTACGTGGAGGCGCGCGCGTTGAACGGCGCGGGGCTCGCGCATTGGGCCATGGGTGAGCTGGACAACTCCGTGCAGTGTCACCTTCGCGCGCTCGCGACGTGCCGTCAGCTGGGCGACCGGCACGGCGAGGTGAGCACGATCATCTGCCTGGCCGAGACCCATTGCGACGCGGGGCGATACCGGCGCGCGGTCGTGCTGGC
This window contains:
- a CDS encoding phospholipase A2, translated to MRRLLGVLAVTVAALTFGIVASRPAPPPGSLPSDGPLAADIGAAARTIEALLDSASGIDPIALLPADFTAVEKVVPGRLRAPDGTMRAVHVDGGCSTPMGDENTRWDYSVGCKAHDLGYDLLRYAEKKGHPLPADLRRRLDDQLSRDMHKQCELNPKDSAGTCQIVADVYTAGLVVNSWHQRWGPPRAEPISSWAVGLVVVVMLLAGRPPWSRLRRSSPGSSDAPPVDYMSMLRVVSMVGIVVGETVLAFTHAGGFWLLRLAPLLFFAGGHANLMAWRSSGHDYGSYLAIRIHALLRPVFAFVLAWLLIPLTLELLDVPEDTITSVGSLVLEPLWVLGLFLVTVAACPAMQWLRERFGAAVPLVLLTGSTIVHVAGSTDAYLLASGLLLALGFGQLAFHWEDGSLRRIPRPVLFGVAGTALVAFVVLGYLPLLGIAQVSLACTVRSFDWVPVRVVGFLRSRPMTVYLVYVGIVLVFAGLTSSVGFDWFTRPRTWLAISMITAATLVAFLWYERRPRPMADLPGPINGVQTLACALGVGYATLGVLGFAVTGVNWQVGAPAVFGMALDPMANLIHLMLGGYLLHVVHSGKTGRTWPWLLTAAACIPPIMSTWSVSGAVVHGATVVLALAVAGHVTVIRMRDRASIANAG
- a CDS encoding ATP-binding protein, encoding MDPAQPITAAHGGYLLKVDEAGLDVLRFDGLATRARVLAGDDPHTAEATFVEALQCWRGGVLSDMPDRLRQHPAAMALAQRRLATALSYADLAMKLGQHENAAVQLQRLTGEDPLHGGLHEGLNARLMLALAGSGQQAAALRLFGEVRDRLADELGVRPGMEMREAHLRILQRESPATTLVAPSPGRSIPAQLPADVTGFAGREAQLEALDALVPEGSQASAVVIVTIEGIAGVGKTALAVHWAHRVRSRYPDGQLYVDLRGYASGAPVRPLDALSRFLHALGVPAEQVPIDVEEGMGLYRTLLANRRVLIVLDNASGVDQVRPLLPGSAGCLVLVTSRGRLGGLSAREGAYRLALDGLHPDEAKALLARSVGQDRMRDEAASVAELLEACAYLPLALRIAAANINSGPHTEIAAYTADLRRHGRLAGLSVEGDEQGAVQAAFDLSYAQLEPDSQNLFRLLGLIPGTDFSPDEAIAMTGGTPAKVRRGLGHLVSANLVHPEPGDRYSLHDLLAEYASLRAREDDATVALDRLLDFYLHTAHAATSLLFPDTSRLPVPKMADGAHVVVLADETEAISWLDAERPNLIAAANWAAANGPRRYAWQITDVLRGYFISRGHGVDGLEICHVALDAARQEGDRLAEASMLDILGLVYYNLSDYQRAITHHNEALALNRQISNRAGEAASLHNLGRVHSQLGRPAQAASYYSQALTIHRETGNRVGEATGLNYVGVAQLSLGRPDQALSWHKQSITLARDLGNRYVEARALNGAGLAHWAMGELDNSVQCHLRALATCRQLGDRHGEVSTIICLAETHCDAGRYRRAVVLARTGITQGRQLGERRHEVSGLDIVATAHMRRGHTDIALGHYRDALQLARDIEFRYGETSVLIGMAAALRRSGHVAEALTAARDALAVMRDSGMRLLEARALTVLALGHLAFNDFSRAYDHAQQALTIARKTGQRLVEAWARQAKCLVLRGLGETGEAMVERGAADAIYTALGVPPVEDL